A genome region from Macrotis lagotis isolate mMagLag1 chromosome 4, bilby.v1.9.chrom.fasta, whole genome shotgun sequence includes the following:
- the LOC141520821 gene encoding immunoglobulin superfamily containing leucine-rich repeat protein-like: MKRFHLLWLASFLGSVSGCPEVCDCGEKYGFQISDCAYRDLQSVPSGFPANVTTLSLSANRLGDLEAGAFDEVPLLQSLWLAHNEIRVVAPGSLASLVYLKSLDLSHNLISNFSWNDLHNLSALQLLKMDSNELAVIPKDAFKNLGDLRSLQLNHNRFLTLVDGTFEGLTSLSHLQINDNPFNCTCGLLWLKVWAVATAVSIPEQDNIACSSPPFLKGIPLGRLPPLHCAPPTVQLTYQPNQDGAELRDGFVLALHCDTDGQPPPEVQWRIQTPGGKVEITSPNVGPDGRVPGVAGSPQPRFQAFANGSLLIPGFGKQEEGTYSCRATNELGSAEGSVNVALASPGEASEDALGRKFHGKAVEGKGCYTVDNEVQPSGPEDNVVIIYLSSTNPKKNRASSLEQMGFWVLFLCLTQLAF, translated from the coding sequence ATGAAGCGGTTCCACCTGCTGTGGCTGGCCAGCTTCCTGGGCTCTGTGTCAGGTTGCCCGGAGGTCTGTGATTGTGGGGAGAAGTATGGCTTCCAGATCTCAGATTGTGCCTACCGTGACCTCCAGTCGGTGCCCTCTGGCTTCCCAGCCAACGTCACCACTCTCAGTCTGTCTGCCAACCGCCTGGGAGACCTAGAGGCAGGTGCCTTCGATGAGGTGCCCCTGCTGCAGTCGCTGTGGCTGGCCCACAATGAGATCCGAGTTGTGGCCCCTGGCAGTCTGGCCTCCTTGGTCTACCTCAAGAGTCTTGACCTGAGTCACAACCTTATCTCCAACTTCTCTTGGAATGACCTGCACAATCTCAGTGCTCTTCAGCTGCTCAAGATGGATAGTAACGAGCTGGCTGTGATACCTAAGGATGCCTTCAAAAACCTTGGAGATCTGAGGTCCCTGCAGCTCAACCACAATCGTTTCCTGACTTTGGTTGATGGTACTTTTGAGGGGCTCACCTCCTTGTCTCATTTGCAGATCAATGACAACCCTTTTAATTGTACCTGTGGCTTGCTGTGGCTCAAGGTGTGGGCCGTGGCCACAGCAGTCTCCATCCCAGAGCAGGACAACATTGCTTGCTCTTCACCCCCCTTCCTCAAGGGCATCCCCCTGGGCCGGCTCCCTCCTCTGCACTGTGCCCCTCCCACAGTACAGCTCACCTACCAACCCAACCAGGATGGGGCTGAGCTCCGGGATGGTTTTGTCCTGGCGCTGCACTGTGACACTGATGGGCAGCCCCCACCAGAGGTCCAGTGGCGGATCCAGACACCCGGCGGCAAGGTTGAGATCACCAGTCCCAACGTTGGGCCCGATGGACGGGTCCCAGGAGTGGCTGGATCCCCCCAACCCCGCTTTCAAGCATTTGCCAATGGCAGCCTCCTCATCCCAGGCTTTGGGAAACAGGAGGAGGGGACCTACAGCTGCCGGGCCACCAATGAGCTGGGGAGCGCAGAGGGCTCTGTGAACGTGGCTCTGGCTTCTCCAGGGGAAGCCAGTGAGGATGCCCTGGGTCGGAAGTTCCACGGCAAAGCCGTGGAGGGCAAGGGCTGCTACACAGTTGACAATGAAGTACAGCCATCTGGGCCGGAAGACAATGTTGTCATCATCTACTTGTCCAGCACAAACCCCAAGAAGAATAGGGCCAGTTCCCTTGAGCAAATGGGCTTCTGGGTTCTTTTCCTGTGCCTTACTCAGCTGGCCTTCtaa